In Acidobacteriota bacterium, one DNA window encodes the following:
- a CDS encoding DUF4238 domain-containing protein, producing the protein MLRVPPHSKQHTIPKCYLKAWCDPKTPAGHSPYVWHISKDGPAIKNRSPEKSFTATDRYTITLPNGQRELVLEETLSRLEGDFVGVLSRVRRYEKLTDHDRARLCTFAAAMCARTYAAGEHWRDNLTRLRDQTAALAKARGAGTVATSELDELIQAAPQVHLATTLKMLPELLFQWR; encoded by the coding sequence ATTCTGCGCGTGCCGCCCCATTCCAAACAACACACGATTCCGAAGTGCTACCTGAAGGCTTGGTGCGATCCGAAAACTCCCGCCGGTCACTCGCCATACGTTTGGCACATTTCGAAGGACGGACCAGCAATAAAAAATCGCTCACCGGAAAAATCCTTCACCGCAACCGATCGCTACACGATTACTCTTCCGAACGGTCAGCGGGAGCTGGTCCTTGAGGAGACGCTTTCAAGGCTGGAAGGCGATTTTGTCGGTGTCCTTTCAAGGGTGCGCCGTTACGAGAAGCTGACGGATCACGACCGCGCGCGGTTGTGCACCTTTGCAGCGGCGATGTGCGCACGCACCTATGCAGCGGGAGAGCACTGGCGCGACAATCTTACACGCCTCCGGGATCAAACTGCCGCCCTCGCAAAAGCCCGCGGAGCCGGCACGGTAGCAACTTCAGAATTGGATGAGCTAATCCAAGCCGCGCCGCAGGTGCATCTCGCCACGACTCTGAAAATGCTGCCGGAGCTCCTTTTCCAATGGCGATGA
- the greB gene encoding transcription elongation factor GreB, whose amino-acid sequence MSKAFTKESAGDEDDEELAQAADEARSAALAGVKNYITPAGLQRLHDELRFLHRRERPAVTEVVAWAAGNGDRSENADYHYGKRRLREIDRRIRFLTQRIEAAEVVDPEAPRSGRAATQVFFGATVRFANAAGAEQTVSIVGVDEVDLERNFISWQSPLARALMKAGPGDVVVLRAPGTTEKLEVLDVVYQRIPVQPFREPPGAESASKPRSGAN is encoded by the coding sequence ATGAGCAAGGCGTTCACCAAAGAATCTGCTGGCGACGAGGACGATGAGGAGCTGGCGCAGGCGGCGGACGAAGCGCGTAGCGCGGCCCTAGCCGGCGTCAAAAACTACATCACGCCGGCGGGTCTGCAGCGGCTCCACGACGAGCTCCGTTTCCTGCACCGGCGCGAACGGCCGGCGGTGACGGAAGTCGTGGCTTGGGCGGCGGGTAATGGCGACCGCAGCGAAAACGCCGACTATCATTACGGCAAGCGGCGGTTGCGCGAGATTGACCGCCGGATTCGGTTCCTCACCCAACGTATAGAAGCCGCCGAAGTGGTCGATCCGGAAGCGCCGCGGAGCGGACGGGCGGCTACGCAGGTGTTTTTTGGCGCGACCGTGCGCTTCGCAAACGCCGCCGGAGCCGAGCAGACGGTCAGCATTGTCGGGGTGGATGAGGTGGATCTCGAACGCAACTTCATCAGTTGGCAGTCGCCGCTGGCGCGGGCGCTCATGAAGGCGGGGCCGGGCGACGTGGTGGTGCTGCGCGCGCCGGGAACCACCGAAAAACTGGAAGTCCTCGACGTGGTGTACCAGCGCATTCCCGTGCAGCCATTTCGCGAACCCCCCGGCGCCGAATCGGCTTCCAAGCCGCGTTCCGGTGCGAACTGA
- a CDS encoding type II toxin-antitoxin system death-on-curing family toxin has product MRREPNWLSAKTLLLLHEESIATFGGARGVRDHGLLESALARPQNMQAYRPTCSLADLASCYAYGLARNHPFVDGNKRAAFLAIGVFLAINDRQLNADQLDAIRVIESLASGDLEEPALSAWITRNTERRNKR; this is encoded by the coding sequence ATGAGGCGCGAACCAAACTGGCTAAGTGCGAAGACTCTGCTGCTCCTGCACGAAGAGAGCATCGCTACCTTCGGCGGTGCACGCGGCGTTCGCGATCACGGCCTGCTCGAATCCGCTCTTGCCCGCCCCCAAAACATGCAGGCCTATCGACCCACCTGCTCTCTCGCCGACTTGGCCTCCTGCTACGCCTATGGCCTGGCCAGGAACCATCCTTTCGTCGACGGCAACAAGCGCGCTGCATTTCTTGCTATTGGCGTATTCCTCGCGATCAACGACCGCCAGTTGAACGCCGACCAACTCGACGCCATCCGCGTCATCGAGTCCTTAGCGAGCGGTGATCTCGAGGAGCCTGCGCTTTCAGCCTGGATCACGCGTAATACAGAACGACGCAACAAACGGTGA
- a CDS encoding DUF4238 domain-containing protein, with the protein MAMTVVTTRDELGFITSDQPCVWWNPEAYKRPPFFRSPGLAQKAIEVILPLGSHRAILISHHHERPLYAHLNREGTDEINRIVRFHCHEEFVSWKGETRPIWFDPGVAPDDAWENTPEAKTAAAKPEAPARL; encoded by the coding sequence ATGGCGATGACGGTTGTAACCACACGCGACGAGCTCGGCTTCATTACGTCAGACCAACCCTGCGTCTGGTGGAACCCGGAAGCGTATAAGCGACCGCCCTTTTTCCGAAGCCCTGGACTTGCGCAAAAGGCAATCGAAGTGATCCTGCCCTTGGGCTCGCATCGCGCCATACTCATCTCACACCATCACGAGCGCCCGTTATACGCGCACCTCAACCGGGAGGGCACCGACGAGATCAACCGGATTGTTCGCTTCCACTGCCACGAGGAGTTTGTCTCCTGGAAGGGTGAGACGAGGCCGATCTGGTTCGACCCTGGCGTCGCGCCTGATGATGCCTGGGAGAACACCCCGGAGGCCAAGACCGCCGCGGCCAAGCCCGAAGCGCCCGCGCGCCTCTAA